The DNA sequence CGGCGACCAGCGCCCGGATCACCGGCGCGACCCGGGCCGCCTCCACCTCCGGCGACACCCGGTCCGCGCCGGGGCGGGTCGACTCGCCGCCGACGTCCACCAGGTCCGCGCCGCGCCGGAACATGGCCACGCCGTGCGCCACGGCGTCGTCCAGGTCGAGGTACCGGCCGCCGTCGGAGAACGAGTCGGGGGTGACGTTCAGCACGCCCATCACCACGCAGTGCCCCGGCCTGGGCACGCTCACCGCAGTCGTCCCTTGATCAGCTCGATCGCCTCCGACCGGGTCGACGCCGAGTTGCGCAGCAGCCCGCGCACCGCCGACGTCGTGGTCCGCGAGCCGGGCTTGCGCACGCCGCGCATGGCCATGCACAGGTGCTCGGCCTCGACCACGACGATCACGCCGCGCGGTTCGAGCCGGCGCATCAGCGCGTCCGCCACCTGCGAGGTCAGCCGCTCCTGCACCTGTGGCCGCTTGGCGTACAGGTCGACCAGCCGGGCCAGCTTCGACAACCCGGTCACCCGGCCGTGCTCGTTCGGGATGTACCCGACGTGCGCGACGCCGTGGAACGGCAGCAGGTGGTGCTCGCAGAACGAGAACATCGGGATGT is a window from the Saccharothrix saharensis genome containing:
- the folE gene encoding GTP cyclohydrolase I FolE; this translates as MDQTGLSVNGGAGLARRPFDQKRAEAAVRELLLACGEDPEREGLRDTPARVARAYRELFAGLHTDPDGVLARTFDESHEELVLVTDIPMFSFCEHHLLPFHGVAHVGYIPNEHGRVTGLSKLARLVDLYAKRPQVQERLTSQVADALMRRLEPRGVIVVVEAEHLCMAMRGVRKPGSRTTTSAVRGLLRNSASTRSEAIELIKGRLR